From a single Candidatus Fusobacterium pullicola genomic region:
- a CDS encoding cation-translocating P-type ATPase, with the protein MKNYFSKSKEEILKEFQVTEKGLTSNEVKERLKKYGKNQLNEEEKVSTLQVFLSQFKDFLVIILIIASIISAISGNIESTIVILVVIIINAILGTVQHIKAEESINSLKSLSSPKTKVLRNGEKIELSSEEIVPGDIIFIEAGDLVPADGRVLESFSLLVNESSLTGESEGVEKRSEVIPVNELALGDQKNMVFSGSLVSYGRGVILVTATGMNTELGKIAKLLESTKEKTTPLQVSLDNFGKKLSLGIILLCGVIFAINLFHGVKILDSLMFAVALAVAAIPEALSSIVTIVLAIGTQKLSKENAIIKNLKSVEALGCVGVICSDKTGTLTQNKMTVKKVYVNGKIVEENGLDSNQMAEDIILKQSILCNDATNEVGDPTEIALINLAEKYDIDYRELKDRYPRLSEIPFDSDRKLMSTLHEIDGKMVMLTKGALDSLLPRFKSILENNEIREITKDDIKNIEKVNNTFAETGLRVLTYGYKILECEKDICHEDENGYIFVGLVGMIDPPRVESKEAVAKCIMAGIKPVMITGDHKVTARTIAKEIGIYQEGDNVLEGVDVERMSDEELREKVEHTSVYARVSPEHKIRIVTAWQSLGKICAMTGDGVNDAPALKRADIGIAMGITGTEVSKDAASMILADDNFSTIVKAVTTGRNIYANIKNSIRFLLSGNTAAILAVIYSSFAGLPVIFAPVHLLFINLLTDSLPAIAIGMEPSHGEVLKEKPRDPKEPILTQALSGKILTEGLLIAIFVMIGFYLGYGEMHDALKGSTMAFAVLCLARLFHGFNCRGNSSIFGLGFMSNPFSVVAFLIGFVLLSGVLMIPALHGIFEVAPLGINEIVSIYGLAFIPTVIIQVAKYIKYRR; encoded by the coding sequence ATGAAAAATTATTTTTCAAAGTCAAAAGAGGAAATTTTAAAAGAGTTTCAAGTAACAGAAAAAGGTTTGACTAGTAATGAGGTAAAGGAAAGATTAAAAAAGTATGGGAAAAACCAATTAAATGAGGAGGAAAAAGTTAGTACTTTACAAGTATTTTTATCACAGTTTAAAGATTTTCTTGTAATTATTTTAATAATTGCTTCAATTATTTCAGCAATATCAGGGAATATAGAGAGTACAATAGTTATTCTTGTGGTAATTATTATTAATGCAATATTAGGAACAGTTCAACATATTAAAGCTGAAGAATCAATAAATAGTTTAAAATCTTTATCATCTCCTAAGACTAAAGTTTTAAGAAATGGAGAAAAGATAGAGCTTTCATCTGAAGAGATAGTTCCAGGAGATATAATTTTTATAGAGGCAGGAGATTTAGTACCTGCTGATGGTAGAGTATTAGAAAGTTTTTCACTTTTAGTAAATGAAAGTTCTCTTACTGGTGAATCTGAAGGAGTAGAAAAAAGAAGTGAAGTAATACCAGTGAATGAATTAGCATTAGGAGATCAAAAAAATATGGTATTCTCTGGTAGTTTAGTAAGTTATGGTAGAGGGGTAATACTAGTAACAGCTACTGGTATGAATACTGAATTAGGAAAGATAGCAAAATTATTAGAATCGACAAAGGAGAAAACAACTCCATTACAAGTTTCTTTAGATAATTTTGGTAAGAAATTGTCATTAGGTATAATTTTACTATGTGGAGTAATATTTGCAATCAATTTATTCCATGGAGTAAAAATATTAGATTCTTTAATGTTTGCAGTGGCTTTAGCTGTTGCAGCTATTCCAGAGGCACTTAGTTCAATAGTAACAATTGTATTAGCTATAGGAACACAAAAATTATCAAAAGAGAATGCTATTATTAAAAATTTAAAATCTGTAGAAGCTTTAGGGTGTGTAGGAGTAATATGCTCTGATAAAACAGGAACACTTACACAAAATAAAATGACAGTAAAAAAAGTTTATGTCAATGGAAAAATAGTAGAGGAAAATGGATTAGATTCTAATCAAATGGCAGAAGATATTATATTAAAACAATCAATTTTATGTAATGATGCTACAAATGAAGTAGGGGATCCAACTGAGATAGCTCTAATAAATTTAGCTGAAAAATATGATATTGATTATAGAGAATTAAAAGATAGATATCCACGTTTATCTGAAATACCATTTGATTCTGATAGAAAACTTATGAGTACTCTACATGAAATTGATGGAAAAATGGTAATGTTAACAAAGGGAGCTCTAGACTCATTACTTCCAAGATTTAAATCTATATTAGAGAATAATGAAATAAGAGAAATCACAAAAGATGATATAAAAAATATAGAAAAAGTAAATAATACTTTTGCTGAAACAGGACTTAGAGTATTAACTTATGGTTATAAGATTTTAGAGTGTGAAAAAGATATATGTCATGAGGATGAGAATGGATATATATTTGTAGGATTAGTAGGAATGATTGATCCACCAAGAGTTGAATCAAAAGAAGCTGTAGCAAAATGTATAATGGCAGGAATTAAACCAGTAATGATAACTGGAGACCATAAAGTAACTGCTAGAACAATAGCTAAAGAGATAGGAATATATCAAGAGGGAGATAACGTATTAGAAGGTGTAGATGTAGAGAGAATGTCTGATGAAGAATTAAGAGAAAAAGTAGAGCATACATCTGTATATGCTAGAGTATCTCCTGAACATAAAATAAGAATAGTAACTGCATGGCAATCTTTAGGAAAAATTTGTGCTATGACGGGAGATGGAGTTAACGATGCTCCAGCTTTAAAAAGAGCAGATATAGGAATAGCAATGGGAATAACAGGAACAGAGGTTTCTAAAGATGCTGCCTCTATGATACTTGCTGATGATAATTTCTCTACTATTGTTAAAGCTGTAACAACAGGAAGAAATATATATGCTAATATAAAAAATTCAATAAGATTTTTACTTTCAGGAAATACTGCTGCAATTTTAGCTGTAATTTACTCTTCTTTTGCTGGATTACCAGTAATATTTGCTCCAGTACATCTTTTATTTATAAATCTATTAACAGATAGCTTACCAGCTATTGCTATTGGAATGGAGCCATCACATGGAGAAGTTTTAAAGGAAAAACCAAGAGATCCAAAAGAACCAATTCTTACTCAAGCTCTTTCAGGTAAAATTTTAACAGAAGGGTTATTAATAGCTATTTTTGTAATGATAGGATTTTATCTTGGATATGGTGAAATGCACGATGCTTTAAAAGGAAGTACAATGGCTTTTGCTGTGTTATGTTTAGCTAGACTATTCCACGGATTTAACTGTAGAGGAAATAGTTCAATTTTTGGTTTAGGATTTATGAGTAATCCATTTTCAGTAGTTGCCTTTTTAATAGGATTTGTTTTATTAAGTGGCGTTTTAATGATACCAGCATTACACGGAATATTTGAAGTAGCTCCATTAGGAATAAATGAGATTGTATCTATATATGGATTAGCTTTTATTCCAACTGTTATTATACAAGTTGCTAAATATATTAAATATAGAAGATAA
- a CDS encoding lysozyme — translation MKISDKGIEFLIKEEGGIKLKAYKCQAGIWTIGVGHTGKGVKEGMEITKEKAIELLKGDLRRFENVVNKSIKYPIEQHKFDALVSLAFNIGCAAFSNSTVVKKINTGAKMCEVEEAWKMWRKGGGKVLPVLVARRGREIKLYRGE, via the coding sequence ATGAAAATTTCAGATAAAGGAATAGAATTTCTAATCAAAGAAGAAGGAGGAATAAAATTAAAAGCTTATAAATGCCAAGCTGGTATATGGACTATTGGAGTAGGACATACTGGAAAAGGTGTTAAAGAAGGAATGGAGATTACAAAAGAAAAAGCTATTGAGCTTTTAAAAGGCGATTTAAGACGTTTTGAAAATGTAGTCAATAAAAGTATCAAATACCCTATTGAGCAACATAAATTTGATGCACTGGTGAGCCTAGCTTTTAACATAGGGTGTGCAGCTTTCTCAAACTCAACCGTAGTTAAGAAAATAAATACGGGAGCAAAAATGTGTGAGGTAGAAGAAGCTTGGAAGATGTGGAGAAAAGGGGGAGGAAAAGTATTACCAGTTTTAGTTGCGAGAAGAGGCAGAGAGATAAAGCTATACAGAGGTGAGTGA